From the Gordonia bronchialis DSM 43247 genome, one window contains:
- a CDS encoding DUF3027 domain-containing protein: MARDALIDDGQVPGTHRRGVAEGDWAAAHYFDADLAGYRGWQWCVVLATSPGSEEITVSEVVLLPGEGSLLAPEWVPWVDRIATGDLTPGDLLAAEPDDPRLVPNQVDTGDEFRFSSDEIDPDEFGQLSGEIGLGRRRLLSPQGRDDAAQRWYDGDFGPGSAMAQAAQFSCCTCGFYIPLSGALHAAFGACANEFAADGRVVSAEYGCGAHSDVPPPKGGDGSPAYDAYDDGALEVVRAEIGSVAEPSVS; this comes from the coding sequence ATCGCGCGTGACGCGTTGATCGACGACGGTCAGGTGCCCGGTACCCACCGTCGTGGCGTCGCCGAGGGCGACTGGGCTGCCGCACATTACTTCGACGCCGACCTCGCCGGTTACCGCGGCTGGCAGTGGTGTGTGGTGCTGGCCACCTCGCCCGGCTCGGAAGAGATCACCGTCAGCGAGGTCGTCCTGCTGCCCGGAGAGGGTTCGTTGCTCGCGCCCGAGTGGGTGCCGTGGGTCGATCGCATCGCCACCGGCGACCTAACCCCGGGTGATCTGCTCGCCGCCGAACCCGACGACCCGCGGCTGGTGCCGAATCAGGTCGACACCGGCGACGAGTTCCGGTTCTCCTCCGACGAGATCGATCCCGACGAGTTCGGTCAACTCAGCGGTGAGATCGGGCTCGGGCGTCGTCGGCTGTTGAGCCCGCAGGGCCGTGACGACGCCGCTCAGCGGTGGTACGACGGCGATTTCGGTCCCGGCTCGGCGATGGCGCAGGCCGCGCAGTTCTCGTGCTGCACGTGCGGTTTCTACATTCCGCTGTCGGGTGCGCTGCATGCCGCCTTCGGCGCGTGCGCCAACGAGTTCGCCGCCGACGGTCGCGTGGTGTCGGCCGAATACGGTTGCGGCGCACACTCCGACGTCCCGCCGCCCAAGGGTGGTGATGGCTCCCCGGCCTATGACGCCTACGACGACGGTGCGCTCGAGGTGGTCCGGGCCGAGATCGGTTCTGTCGCCGAACCGTCCGTTTCCTGA
- a CDS encoding sacsin N-terminal ATP-binding-like domain-containing protein has product MVPSPSDADSSDADPVNPDPFGTARVRAATLQAWRSSPTRLAEDIAAETDLVTVGYRDRLLTELAANAADAAAVAEQPGALTIWLSGSELHVANTGAPLSVEGVRSLSALRVSAKSSDRDHRDQVGRFGVGFTATATVADRVELRSTTGSVVFDRAATAQAIVDAGVDLSSSMSSSAFPLLRLPWASGQPPADGFDTEVVLHLRDRPGEELLDSMLAQAPDLLLELSGLSRITVADNVVDAEWVERPELSGAGATISEIAVRITSAGGVQVRRWLQARRGATRWLVRLDGPAEDPDRNVLRAPTPTGVELSLPCRLIAGLPLTPDRRHLHPDADIASAAPGYVALMRSVDLRRRLGLVPEPHRARNRDDARLVDAVLADLRAQAWLPGVDGDDLAPARSVVLPGLSDDLAAVLGELFGDLVHPAVSDPGQLPILRRLGVDELGLAAVAERLAGVERAPDWWHRLYAALAPLVASSREVEELAALPVPRSDGRMAIGVRGLYVSESITSGMRWLPTVDPVARHPLLERLGAQELTVAQALADPGLEQLVDAAADEPDGELAAGLADEVLTLLHADEDAKVPAGLAGLPLPDDAGDWRPADELLLPESPLGSVLVDDHPFGIVDSSMLDAYGADVLRRLGVGWGFMVISDDLPTAPDHELPDEELWWDGHDEPPAELHAVRDLDLVDPDRWPRALELLVADERIAPLLRDRDGYTAWWLRGNAEVDGLLLGDYRAPSDRALQGVLDPLPHPHADELAGTLATRDPADAAAASLLLTRLADPDRRVSAGVAAGVHAAVIDACRHGRFSVDDVEIPSGARTLAETVSDDAMVVDQPWLLAVLADEEAVLAGRVIDSSAAEILADLLELPCASDELTTVVRDEGQAVTWDEAVAVRFGALRGDVPPSGQVRLHDALWVTVRRRDGERERRVSWWVDDRGVTHLQR; this is encoded by the coding sequence GTGGTCCCCAGCCCGTCCGACGCTGACTCGTCCGACGCAGATCCGGTCAACCCAGATCCGTTCGGCACGGCGCGCGTGCGGGCGGCGACGCTGCAGGCGTGGCGGTCGTCGCCGACGCGGCTGGCCGAGGACATCGCGGCCGAGACCGATCTGGTCACCGTCGGCTATCGCGACCGGCTCCTGACCGAACTCGCCGCCAATGCCGCCGATGCCGCGGCCGTTGCCGAACAACCTGGGGCACTGACGATCTGGCTGTCGGGTTCGGAACTGCACGTGGCCAACACCGGCGCTCCGCTGAGCGTCGAAGGGGTGCGTTCGCTGTCGGCGCTGCGGGTGTCGGCCAAATCGTCGGACCGCGATCACCGCGATCAGGTGGGTCGCTTCGGTGTCGGGTTCACCGCCACCGCCACGGTCGCCGACCGGGTGGAGCTGCGATCCACCACGGGTTCGGTGGTCTTCGACCGTGCGGCCACCGCGCAGGCGATTGTCGATGCGGGCGTTGACCTTTCGTCGTCGATGTCGTCGAGTGCGTTCCCGTTGCTGCGGCTGCCGTGGGCGTCGGGGCAGCCACCCGCCGACGGCTTCGACACCGAGGTGGTCTTGCATCTGCGGGATCGGCCGGGCGAGGAGCTGTTGGATTCGATGCTCGCCCAGGCGCCCGATCTCCTCCTCGAACTGTCGGGGTTGAGTCGGATCACGGTGGCCGACAACGTCGTCGATGCCGAGTGGGTCGAGCGCCCGGAGTTGTCGGGGGCGGGTGCCACCATCAGCGAGATCGCCGTGCGGATCACGTCCGCGGGCGGTGTGCAGGTGCGGCGCTGGTTGCAGGCGCGGCGCGGCGCGACGCGATGGCTGGTGCGTCTCGACGGCCCGGCGGAGGACCCCGACCGCAACGTGTTGCGGGCTCCCACGCCGACCGGCGTCGAACTGTCCCTGCCGTGTCGTCTGATCGCCGGCCTGCCGCTGACCCCGGACCGTCGTCATCTGCATCCGGACGCCGACATCGCCTCGGCTGCACCGGGTTACGTCGCCCTGATGCGGTCGGTCGACCTCCGCCGACGGTTGGGTCTGGTGCCCGAGCCGCATCGGGCCCGTAATCGTGACGACGCCCGCCTCGTCGACGCCGTCCTTGCGGACCTGCGTGCGCAGGCCTGGTTGCCCGGCGTCGACGGGGATGATCTGGCACCCGCGAGATCTGTGGTGCTGCCCGGACTTTCCGACGATCTGGCCGCGGTGCTGGGTGAGTTGTTCGGTGACCTCGTCCATCCCGCGGTCTCCGACCCGGGACAATTGCCGATACTGCGGCGACTCGGGGTGGACGAACTCGGTCTCGCCGCGGTCGCCGAGCGGCTGGCCGGTGTGGAGCGCGCGCCGGACTGGTGGCATCGGCTCTACGCTGCGCTGGCGCCGCTGGTCGCCAGCTCGCGGGAGGTCGAAGAGCTTGCCGCACTGCCGGTTCCCCGGTCGGATGGCCGCATGGCCATCGGTGTGCGCGGACTCTACGTCTCCGAGTCGATCACGTCTGGAATGCGCTGGCTGCCGACCGTCGACCCGGTCGCCCGTCATCCGTTGCTGGAACGGCTCGGTGCGCAGGAGCTGACCGTGGCACAGGCGTTGGCCGATCCGGGCTTGGAACAGCTCGTCGACGCCGCGGCCGACGAGCCGGATGGCGAGCTCGCCGCCGGTCTCGCCGATGAGGTGCTGACCCTCCTGCATGCCGACGAGGATGCGAAGGTGCCGGCCGGGCTCGCCGGGCTCCCGCTACCCGATGATGCCGGCGACTGGCGCCCAGCAGACGAATTGTTGCTGCCGGAGAGCCCACTCGGCTCGGTGCTCGTCGACGATCATCCCTTCGGCATCGTCGACAGCTCGATGCTGGACGCCTACGGCGCGGACGTGCTGCGCCGGCTCGGCGTGGGATGGGGATTCATGGTGATCTCCGACGATCTGCCCACGGCGCCCGACCACGAGCTGCCCGACGAGGAATTGTGGTGGGACGGTCATGATGAGCCGCCCGCCGAACTCCACGCGGTCCGCGATCTCGATCTGGTGGACCCGGATCGCTGGCCGCGAGCGCTGGAATTGCTTGTCGCCGACGAGCGTATCGCTCCGCTGCTGCGTGACCGGGATGGGTACACCGCGTGGTGGCTGCGGGGCAACGCCGAGGTCGACGGTCTGTTGCTGGGTGACTACCGGGCCCCATCCGACCGAGCCCTGCAGGGGGTGCTCGATCCCTTGCCGCACCCGCACGCCGACGAGTTGGCGGGCACGCTGGCCACCCGGGACCCCGCTGACGCGGCGGCGGCCTCGCTGCTGTTGACCCGCCTGGCCGATCCGGACCGCCGCGTCAGTGCCGGCGTCGCGGCCGGAGTTCATGCCGCGGTGATCGACGCCTGCCGGCACGGACGGTTCAGCGTCGACGACGTCGAAATCCCCTCCGGGGCGCGCACTCTGGCGGAAACCGTGAGCGATGACGCGATGGTCGTGGACCAGCCGTGGCTGCTGGCGGTGCTCGCCGATGAGGAGGCGGTTCTGGCCGGACGCGTGATCGACTCCTCGGCCGCTGAGATTCTTGCCGACCTACTCGAACTGCCCTGTGCGAGCGACGAACTGACGACCGTTGTTCGTGACGAGGGGCAGGCCGTGACCTGGGACGAGGCGGTGGCGGTCCGGTTCGGTGCGCTCCGCGGGGATGTGCCACCGTCGGGTCAGGTGCGCCTGCACGATGCACTCTGGGTCACGGTCCGCCGCCGCGACGGCGAGCGCGAGCGCCGGGTGTCCTGGTGGGTCGACGACCGCGGAGTCACTCACCTCCAGCGTTGA
- a CDS encoding TetR/AcrR family transcriptional regulator, with translation MSAPHRFPTRRRAALFDALLTLFLDEGFAHLAIADIAARLRCSKSTLYTLAESKEQLATLAVTHFFRTATDQVEDRVAAVDDPAERVSTYLLAVGEALAPASAAFIRDVNAFSPTRALYELNTAAAARRVQTLISDGAAAGAFRDVDAAFAADLAASMMSRIQRGEVAEVTGLDDATAYRQLAAILTVGIHAH, from the coding sequence ATGTCCGCACCGCACCGGTTCCCCACCCGGCGACGTGCCGCCCTCTTCGACGCGCTGCTCACGCTGTTCCTCGACGAGGGATTCGCCCATCTCGCCATCGCCGATATCGCCGCCCGACTCCGCTGCTCGAAGTCGACGCTCTACACACTCGCCGAAAGCAAGGAGCAACTCGCGACCCTCGCGGTCACCCACTTCTTCCGCACCGCCACCGATCAGGTCGAGGACCGCGTCGCCGCCGTCGACGATCCGGCCGAGCGGGTGAGCACCTATCTGCTCGCCGTCGGCGAGGCATTGGCACCGGCGTCGGCGGCGTTCATCCGCGACGTCAACGCCTTCTCCCCCACTCGCGCGCTCTACGAGCTCAACACCGCGGCAGCCGCGCGTCGGGTCCAGACATTGATCTCCGACGGTGCGGCGGCCGGGGCCTTCCGCGACGTCGACGCCGCCTTCGCGGCCGATCTGGCGGCGTCGATGATGAGCCGCATCCAACGTGGTGAGGTGGCCGAGGTCACCGGGCTCGACGACGCCACCGCCTACCGACAACTGGCCGCCATCCTGACCGTCGGAATTCATGCCCACTGA
- a CDS encoding acyl-CoA dehydrogenase family protein — protein sequence MPVERLLPSDEARDLIALVRDIADKRMAPIVDEHEKAQTYPEGLFAELGEAGLLGLPYPTEWDGGGQPYEVYLQVLEELGARWAAVAVAVSVHGLACHPLMNFGTDEQKQRWLPDLLNGKLIGAYSLSEPQAGSDAAALNCRAVVADGGYRINGAKAWITHGGIADVYNVFARTGEGSKGISCFLVARDTDGLRFGKPEDKMGLHAVPTTAANYDDALVDADRLIGTEGQGLPIAFSALDSGRLGIAAVATGLAQAALDAAVEYAQERTTFGRKIIDHQGLSFVLADMAAAVDSARATYLDAARRRDAGMTYSRAAATAKLVATDAAMKVTTDAVQVFGGYGYTRDFPVERYMREAKITQIFEGTNQIQRLVIGRALAG from the coding sequence ATGCCCGTCGAACGTCTTCTTCCCAGCGACGAGGCTCGCGACCTAATCGCCCTTGTCCGTGACATCGCCGACAAGCGGATGGCGCCGATCGTCGACGAGCACGAGAAGGCGCAGACCTACCCCGAGGGGTTGTTCGCGGAACTGGGGGAGGCGGGACTGCTCGGACTGCCGTACCCCACCGAATGGGACGGGGGTGGACAGCCCTACGAGGTGTATCTGCAGGTGCTCGAGGAGCTCGGGGCCCGCTGGGCGGCCGTCGCTGTCGCAGTGAGCGTGCACGGGCTCGCGTGCCATCCGTTGATGAACTTCGGCACCGACGAACAGAAGCAGCGTTGGCTACCGGATCTGTTGAACGGCAAGCTCATCGGCGCTTACAGCCTGTCCGAGCCGCAAGCCGGTTCGGATGCGGCCGCGTTGAACTGCCGCGCCGTCGTCGCCGACGGCGGGTACCGGATCAACGGCGCCAAGGCGTGGATCACGCACGGGGGGATCGCCGACGTGTACAACGTGTTCGCGCGAACGGGCGAAGGGTCCAAAGGGATCTCGTGCTTCCTCGTCGCCCGCGATACCGACGGACTGCGCTTCGGCAAGCCGGAGGACAAGATGGGATTGCATGCGGTGCCGACCACCGCGGCCAACTACGATGACGCGCTTGTCGACGCCGACCGCCTGATCGGTACCGAAGGTCAGGGACTCCCGATTGCCTTCTCCGCGTTGGACTCCGGCCGACTCGGTATCGCCGCGGTCGCCACCGGACTCGCGCAGGCAGCACTCGACGCCGCCGTGGAGTACGCCCAGGAGCGAACCACCTTCGGCCGCAAGATCATCGACCACCAGGGCCTGTCCTTTGTGCTCGCCGACATGGCTGCCGCGGTCGATTCGGCCCGGGCCACCTATCTGGACGCGGCCCGACGACGCGACGCCGGGATGACCTACTCGCGTGCCGCGGCAACCGCCAAACTCGTCGCCACCGACGCGGCGATGAAGGTCACCACCGATGCAGTGCAGGTGTTCGGCGGTTACGGATACACCCGCGACTTCCCGGTCGAGCGCTATATGCGCGAGGCCAAGATCACCCAGATCTTCGAGGGCACCAACCAGATTCAGCGGCTCGTGATCGGTCGGGCGCTGGCCGGCTGA
- a CDS encoding hemerythrin domain-containing protein, with translation MITTTPTTTAAYSAAHTTTVPAADLAYPVQLRLPGQAGAPEGPVDPFMMYVIHHFFRRELADFAACVPHPPVDDIATWGALAERWSLFCETLHHHHTGEDEVLWPLLLERSNPAEQVVIYAMEAEHEVIDPLMALCTAGFLRMATPDPDFGGCERIRTDLASAVERTRVVLGNHLAHEEGEAIAIVQRHMTPGEWTDFEKKMGDGSTLREALTLAPAMLAGLDDADRAAVLTRVPTALRVIAWLGGRRFWRAHRRTFFYDPR, from the coding sequence ATGATCACCACGACCCCGACCACCACCGCTGCTTACTCCGCGGCACATACAACCACCGTACCCGCCGCCGACCTCGCCTATCCCGTTCAGCTACGACTCCCCGGACAGGCGGGCGCACCGGAGGGACCGGTGGACCCGTTCATGATGTACGTGATCCACCACTTCTTCCGTCGCGAGCTGGCCGATTTCGCGGCGTGTGTCCCACACCCCCCCGTCGACGACATCGCCACCTGGGGCGCGCTGGCCGAACGATGGTCGCTGTTCTGCGAAACGCTGCACCACCACCACACCGGCGAAGACGAGGTCTTGTGGCCGCTGCTGCTCGAGCGCAGCAACCCCGCCGAACAGGTGGTGATCTATGCCATGGAAGCCGAGCACGAGGTCATCGACCCGCTGATGGCATTGTGCACGGCCGGATTCCTGCGGATGGCCACTCCGGATCCCGACTTCGGGGGCTGCGAGAGGATTCGCACCGACCTGGCGAGCGCCGTGGAGCGTACCCGCGTCGTCCTCGGCAATCATTTGGCGCACGAAGAGGGTGAGGCCATCGCGATCGTGCAGCGACACATGACGCCCGGTGAATGGACGGACTTCGAAAAGAAGATGGGCGACGGCTCCACTTTGCGCGAGGCACTCACGCTGGCGCCGGCCATGCTCGCCGGACTCGACGACGCCGACCGCGCCGCCGTCCTCACCCGGGTTCCGACGGCGCTTCGGGTCATTGCCTGGCTGGGCGGGCGGCGTTTTTGGCGCGCACACCGGCGGACGTTCTTCTACGATCCCCGCTGA
- a CDS encoding MMPL family transporter, whose translation MATDSGAQSTELTTRRAHDLIVDAYGPGANAQITIVAPTEKVSSGEIADARTKVASIPGVAGLSSTMVSPDGKLAVITVNSAYDPAADGTPQMLAAIRGVLPDGAILTGATTYFSDISDKLQERLWVVIGFVVAASVLLLTIMFRSIAVPIKAALMNLLSVAAAYGVITTVFQWGWGLSLFGIDHTVAVSSWVPILIFAILFGLSMDYEVFLLSRIRENWLATGDAKGSVVTGLARTGRVITSAAAIMVAVFLSFATEADVVLKMLGLGMATAVLLDATLIRMVLVPATMTLLGRFNWWLPGWLDRLLPDFDVEGSVFDDAPAPQRRSSDPDPDAQLQPA comes from the coding sequence GTGGCCACAGATTCCGGGGCGCAGTCCACCGAATTGACCACCCGTCGCGCCCACGACCTCATCGTCGACGCATACGGTCCCGGCGCCAACGCCCAGATCACCATCGTCGCTCCCACCGAAAAGGTGAGCAGCGGCGAAATCGCCGATGCGAGAACCAAGGTCGCGTCCATCCCCGGAGTTGCCGGATTATCGTCGACGATGGTCTCCCCCGACGGGAAGCTGGCCGTCATCACGGTGAACTCGGCCTATGATCCCGCCGCCGACGGCACCCCGCAGATGCTCGCCGCCATTCGCGGCGTCCTGCCCGATGGGGCGATACTGACCGGGGCGACAACGTATTTCAGCGACATCTCGGATAAACTGCAGGAACGTTTGTGGGTTGTCATCGGGTTCGTCGTCGCGGCGTCGGTGCTGCTGCTCACCATCATGTTCCGCTCCATCGCCGTACCCATCAAGGCGGCGTTGATGAACCTGCTGTCGGTGGCCGCTGCCTACGGCGTCATCACCACGGTATTCCAATGGGGTTGGGGTCTCTCGCTTTTCGGTATCGATCACACGGTGGCGGTGTCCAGCTGGGTCCCGATCCTGATCTTCGCGATCCTGTTCGGGCTGTCGATGGACTACGAGGTGTTCCTGCTCTCCCGCATCCGGGAGAACTGGCTGGCTACGGGTGACGCCAAAGGCAGCGTCGTGACCGGACTCGCCCGCACCGGCCGGGTCATCACCAGTGCGGCGGCGATCATGGTGGCCGTGTTCCTGAGTTTCGCCACCGAGGCCGACGTGGTGCTCAAGATGCTGGGTCTCGGGATGGCCACCGCGGTGCTGCTCGACGCGACACTCATCCGGATGGTGCTCGTCCCGGCGACGATGACGCTGCTCGGACGGTTCAACTGGTGGCTGCCCGGCTGGCTGGACCGGTTGCTCCCCGACTTCGACGTCGAGGGCAGCGTCTTCGATGACGCGCCGGCACCACAGCGTCGAAGCTCCGACCCGGATCCCGACGCGCAGTTGCAGCCGGCCTGA
- a CDS encoding MMPL family transporter: MKTPLLYRIGRASAAHPFRALAGFVAAVAIVMSLNMAFGGVTQENWDVPGTESQSGIDLLREHVPGAGNADARIVVHNDHGPLQQQTVDDLRTRLATLDHVATVDDARFSADRDTAIIVVGYDVPVTDHALMGNIEPLEKAVAPTRAAGVQVEMNGGVPETAAAPLKGHAEIIGITLALVILVIALGSVVAAGLPILTAIGGLAIASAAIGLLSAAIEVSPSAPLVATMVGLGVGIDYALLVVSRNIEFLRAGVDPVESAARAVATAGRSATFAALTVLISLMGLRLAGLATYSSFGFATAIAVVAMLGATLVVVPAVCRLCGHRLLSRKARRPIVDDAAQRIHRPALTARWAAAVGRRPVAFGLVAVIVMITLAIPALGMRTWPQIPGRSPPN, translated from the coding sequence ATGAAGACCCCCCTGCTCTACCGGATCGGCCGCGCGAGCGCAGCGCATCCGTTCCGCGCGCTGGCCGGCTTCGTCGCCGCCGTGGCCATCGTCATGTCGCTCAACATGGCCTTCGGTGGCGTCACCCAGGAGAACTGGGACGTCCCCGGCACCGAATCACAGTCCGGAATCGACCTACTGCGCGAACATGTCCCCGGCGCCGGCAACGCCGACGCCCGCATCGTCGTGCACAACGACCACGGACCACTGCAGCAACAGACCGTCGACGATCTGCGCACCCGCCTCGCCACGCTCGATCACGTCGCCACCGTCGACGATGCACGGTTCAGCGCGGACCGCGACACCGCGATCATCGTCGTCGGTTACGACGTCCCCGTCACCGATCACGCCCTGATGGGCAACATCGAGCCGCTGGAGAAGGCGGTGGCGCCGACCCGCGCGGCGGGCGTTCAGGTCGAGATGAACGGCGGCGTCCCGGAGACCGCGGCCGCGCCACTCAAGGGACACGCGGAGATCATCGGTATCACGCTAGCGCTGGTGATCCTGGTCATCGCGCTCGGGTCGGTGGTCGCCGCGGGTCTGCCGATCCTCACCGCGATCGGCGGTCTGGCCATCGCGAGCGCCGCCATCGGCCTGTTGTCCGCGGCGATTGAGGTTAGCCCGTCGGCACCGCTGGTGGCGACCATGGTGGGCCTCGGCGTCGGCATCGACTACGCCCTGCTGGTGGTGTCGCGAAACATCGAATTCCTGCGTGCCGGAGTAGATCCCGTCGAATCGGCGGCACGCGCGGTGGCCACCGCGGGCCGATCGGCCACCTTCGCCGCGCTCACCGTCCTGATCTCGCTGATGGGTCTGCGGCTGGCCGGACTGGCCACCTACTCATCCTTCGGGTTCGCCACCGCCATCGCCGTGGTCGCCATGCTCGGGGCGACACTGGTCGTCGTGCCCGCCGTGTGCCGACTGTGCGGGCATCGGCTCCTGTCCCGCAAGGCCCGCCGACCGATTGTCGACGATGCAGCACAACGGATTCACCGGCCGGCGCTCACCGCGCGGTGGGCGGCGGCGGTCGGCCGACGACCCGTCGCGTTCGGTCTGGTGGCGGTGATCGTGATGATCACGCTGGCCATACCCGCACTCGGGATGCGTACGTGGCCACAGATTCCGGGGCGCAGTCCACCGAATTGA
- a CDS encoding phosphatase PAP2 family protein, producing the protein MLVSPTELDERVLDWVMDHRTEPWLTLARIITITGNTLPMALATLVVVIVLATRGYRVDAVFVGAGAALGNVAMVGLKHLFKRERPPEVHRLVDIDTFSFPSGHAMMSMIIFGLFAVVAYRRLEWVRRHRLILLIAPIWSIAIGITRVYLGVHWTTDVLVGWVLGVVWVGLCVVVMNRYEVRRAVDPVRG; encoded by the coding sequence GTGTTGGTGTCACCCACCGAGCTCGACGAGAGGGTCCTGGACTGGGTGATGGATCACCGCACCGAGCCGTGGCTCACCCTGGCGCGCATCATCACGATCACGGGGAACACCCTGCCGATGGCGCTCGCGACGCTCGTGGTGGTGATCGTTCTCGCGACACGTGGATACCGCGTCGATGCGGTGTTCGTGGGTGCCGGTGCCGCGCTGGGCAATGTGGCAATGGTGGGTCTCAAACATCTGTTCAAGCGGGAACGCCCTCCCGAGGTGCACCGGCTGGTCGACATCGACACCTTCTCGTTCCCGTCGGGGCACGCGATGATGAGCATGATCATCTTCGGGCTGTTCGCCGTCGTCGCCTACCGCCGCCTCGAGTGGGTGCGACGTCATCGTCTGATCCTGCTCATCGCACCGATCTGGTCGATCGCCATCGGCATCACCCGGGTGTATCTGGGGGTGCACTGGACCACCGATGTGCTCGTCGGGTGGGTCCTCGGCGTGGTCTGGGTGGGGCTCTGCGTTGTGGTCATGAACCGGTATGAGGTACGTCGGGCCGTCGATCCGGTGCGAGGTTGA